One Drosophila kikkawai strain 14028-0561.14 chromosome 3L, DkikHiC1v2, whole genome shotgun sequence genomic window carries:
- the LOC138928390 gene encoding uncharacterized protein, which yields MLLKEDFGDAKFSLLLDESTDISVCKTLGVAINYFSSARSVMVSTFLSLIPLEEGDSKTIVNSLCQELSSFKLNLANLIGIGTDNASVMLNCNLGYAFEKKLKEVSENISNEAEIRLKCVNFIVSLINELKQRLPDNIEILQQIDVFSVEKILCPKKAEIVHILEHFKLDSDTIEEILFQYNNVHLIRWTNVMETTSFWAEVYNYVDAAGNKRFSAQASFVLSLFSLPWSNAEVERVFSQMNNVKTKLRNRMGVQTLNSILHIRYGLH from the exons ATGCTGCTAAAAGAGGACTTCGGCGATGCCAAGTTCAGCTTGCTACTTGATGAGAGTACAGATATTAGTGTCTGCAAAACACTTG GTGTTGCCATAAACTATTTTAGTTCGGCACGGAGCGTCATGGTTTCCACATTTTTATCCCTAATTCCGCTGGAGGAGGGAGACTCAAAGACGATTGTAAACAGCCTCTGCCAGGAACTAAGCAGCTTTAAATTAAACCTTGCGAATTTGATTGGAATCGGCACGGACAACGCAAGTGTTATG CTCAACTGTAACTTGGGATATGCCTTCGAGAAAAAGCTCAAGGAAGTCAGTGAAAACATTTCAAACGAGGCAGAAATTCGACTTAAATGTGTCAACTTTATAGTTTCATTAATAAATGAGCTCAAACAGAG ATTGCCAGACAACATTGAAATTCTGCAACAAATCGATGTATTTTCTGTCGAGAAAATATTATGTCCCAAGAAGGCGGAAATTGTTCACATCCTGGAACATTTCAAGTTGGATTCGGATACAATTGAAGAGATTTTGTTCCAGTATAATAACGTCCATCTCATAAGATGGACAAATGTAATGGAAACAACAAGCTTTTGGGCCGAAGTTTATAATTATGTGGATGCAGCAGGGAACAAAAGATTTTCGGCACAGGCATCATTTGTTCTAAGTTTATTTTCGTTGCCATGGTCGAACGCAGAGGTGGAACGAGTTTTCAGCCAAATGAACAATGTGAAAACCAAGCTTCGAAACAGAATGGGAGTTCAAACATTGAACTCAATTTTACACATAAG ataCGGACTACACTGA